The Romeriopsis navalis LEGE 11480 sequence CGATAGGACTGCGGGAAGGCAATCTCGCCCCGCTGAAGAATGCGTGACTGACGCAGTGTTAAACCGTCGCCGGTACCATATGGGGTCATTGCCTGGGCAGTTGCTCCCAGGCGAGTGACTGAACCACGCGTCACATTCGGCGGCGCGCTGAAATCGGGCGCAAGTAGTGTGAGCACGATCGCACCAATGGCGATCGAAATTGAACGTGGGGTAATCCCACGCGGTTTAAATGCGAACATAAAGAAGCCTCCGTTGGCTTTGACGGTTTACGGAGGTCATAGGGGGGGGTGTTACCGCACCCTTCCCGCCATAACCGAATTAACTTGTGTTTGAAAGCGTCTAGCTAATTAGCTAGACGCTTTCTGTTTTAGATGGAGAGAATGCTTCAACTAACTCTTCGTAAGTACATTGCAAGACCGTTCGAATAAGACTGAACTCTTGAGGAGTCCAACTTGGAACGCGCCCAGCTTCCCACTTAGCAATAGTCGAAACAGACTTTCCTAGCTCACTAGCAAGTTGCTGCTGAGTAAACCCAGCACGTTTACGCAACTCCATAGGAGTAACCTCCCTTTTGCTAACTTCCTCCATTGTAATGTATTCTGTTACTAGTAACAAGATACATGTAATGAAATACATGTTCTGTCGTTTGCATCCTTGGGGGACAACCTGTCAGCCACGACTAGTCCTTCAAGGCTGCATCTATTGTCCCAAACTGCCCGTGCATATCGTCCGTTCATGGATGACATGCAGCATCAGTCCTGGGGCAGAGCTAACAAACACGCCGATCGAACTTTCTGCAAACCCAACTAAATCGGCGTTTTGCAATCAGTGAAGAAAGTTTGGTCGGCTCCCTACCAGGAGTTATTCAAAATGCCTACTGCACCAATGGTCCGAATGTCTTGGGTTGTAAAAGCTGGGCGAAAGAATGGAGTGGTGATCGCAGCACTGACAAGAGCATTTCCCATCACGAAAAATGACTGGAATAGTGCTGACCGACAAGCAATTTACAAACAAATTCACCAGCAAGCGATTCGCTATTATGGCGAGCTATTAGCCGATACGGAAACGGCCTGGGTGTCGCTCCAGTGGGAATCCTACGCATAAAAAGGCCCATCCGTTACCTCACAGATGGGCCTTTAAGATTTATGTGCTCTATACAAAGCCGTGAAGTGAGGGCTTCACGACTTCCTGATAGTAACAGGACATTTTGAATCGACTCAAATTGTGACCGATTAAAGTCGCTCAGTGTTCTCGATTTTTTCCCTCAAAACAGTGTGTTTCCTGCCAAGTAAAACCACACCGAAAAGGATTATGTTCAAAATTAGTGATCACGTAGAACTCGATTCTAACAATCGAGCGGTATGTCCTGCCTGTCATCTATCCAAGGGCGTAAATTATCGAAAGCGCAACTTATCAGTTTTGGGTGACGGAGCCTACAAATGTCACCGTGGATGCACCACCGATGAGATTCGAGCGGCATTAGGGCAGCAGAAGGAGCGACCGATTCCGACCAATTCATCTAAATCAGTGCGGAAGGCCACAACAGCCACCCCGCAGCAACTTTCAAAGGCTTCAAAGCAGTTGCTTACCTCCCAAAAAGCGCTCCCATGGCTGAATGCGCGAGGGATCCCAAATGAAGCGATCGAGCATTACCGCCTGGGCATCGCCAGGGCGCAATGTGGTAGGGCCAAAGTTCCGAGTATTTCAATACCCATTCCAACAGATGACGATCGTACGCACTACTACACCAAAAAGCGTATTGCTCCGTGGCTTCCATCAGATGAACAACCAGAGGGATATAAAGACTGGTCACAGTATGGAATCCCG is a genomic window containing:
- a CDS encoding helix-turn-helix domain-containing protein, which translates into the protein MELRKRAGFTQQQLASELGKSVSTIAKWEAGRVPSWTPQEFSLIRTVLQCTYEELVEAFSPSKTESV